A part of Aegilops tauschii subsp. strangulata cultivar AL8/78 chromosome 2, Aet v6.0, whole genome shotgun sequence genomic DNA contains:
- the LOC141040836 gene encoding uncharacterized protein, with protein sequence MEAFVVDGGNDGTVAHWGLRPVTGDQSWRSYMRFASNPNNSMFGQPMVYVEFISVTDVAGCSSRGGEVELAITSAPRVGPSKPTGGQPMYDTGYWSAAVDMSEHVEGLPEALDDDDHSSASSESSEEEDVPPQRAVAAALQPGFLQDMSITNEFHSVSGLGARSLEVGQVFPDKKSAYQAMGSYAIAIHRQHRVKQSDKTELKVICIHTAKGCRGRVLARLKPAGSLNISVRALQKAAEDQIGFPVSYNKARRAKENTFKKLYGTYEEAYPYAPRMLHRIASANRGTQTIQAFRHCRPVLSVDGTFLTGKYKGTLLVAIAADANNQLLPIAYALVESENKDSWLWFLSCVKMGVVKEREGVCIISDRNTRLLSALDIIKASEEEWGWPDLEGRWCMRHLAANSKFKNKDWFKLFKRMCMQKTEAKMNAIWAGINGQIDRAALLQREDRRGRRTPINLSQRIGENCPHLYKWAQGQDTGARYGIMTSNMSEVYNGVLKGV encoded by the exons ATGGAGGCCTTCGTCGTTGACGGAGGAAATGATGGGACAGTTGCCCATTGGGGTTTGCGGCCTGTCACAGGTGATCAGTCGTGGAGGTCATACATGAGGTTTGCAAGCAATCCCAATAACTCAATGTTTGGTCAACCGATGGTGTATGTGGAGTTCATTTCAGTCACTGATGTTGCCGGATGCAGTAGCAGGGGTGGTGAGGTCGAGTTGGCCATCACATCAGCCCCTAGAGTCGGTCCATCAAAACCGACGGGCGGCCAGCCTATGTATGACACAGGATATTGGTCTGCGGCCGTTGACATGAGCGAACACGTGGAGGGATTGCCGGAGGCGCTAGATGATGATGATCATTCTTCTGCGTCTTCGGAGTCAAGCGAAGAAGAAGATGTTCCTCCTCAGAGGGCGGTCGCGGCGGCACTGCAACCTGGGTTTTTACAGGATATGAGCATCACCAATGAATTTCACTCTGTTTCTGGCCTAGGAGCGAGGAGCCTAGAGGTTGGGCAAGTTTTCCCAGACAAGAAGTCTGCTTACCAGGCAATGGGTAGCTATGCAATCGCCATCCACCGCCAGCATAGAGTGAAGCAGTCTGATAAAACAGAGTTGAAGGTCATATGCATCCACACCGCAAAAGGTTGCCGCGGAAGAGTTCTCGCTAGACTGAAGCCTGCG GGAAGTCTCAACATTAGTGTTAGGGCTCTGCAAAAAGCTGCAGAAGATCAAATTGGCTTCCCTGTCAGCTACAACAAGGCTAGGCGTGCGAAGGAAAATACATTCAAGAAATTGTATGGTACCTATGAGGAGGCCTATCCTTATGCCCCCAGAATGCTTCATCGGATAGCAAGTGCTAATAGGGGGACTCAA ACTATACAAGCCTTCAGGCACTGTCGCCCGGTATTATCAGTTGATGGTACCTTTCTCACTGGAAAGTACAAGGGCACACTATTGGTGGCGATTGCAGCGGATGCAAATAACCAGCTTCTTCCTATTGCATATGCACTGGTCGAGAGCGAGAACAAAGATAGCTGGTTGTGGTTCCTGAGCTGCGTGAAGATGGGTGTCGTGAAAGAGCGTGAAGGTGTTTGCATCATCTCTGATCGCAACACTAGATTATTAAGCGCTCTTGACATAATTAAGGCGTCGGAAGAAGAGTGGGGCTGGCCCGATCTAGAGGGAAGGTGGTGCATGAGGCATTTGGCAGCAAACTCCAAATTCAAAAACAAGGATTGGTTCAAGTTATTCAAGAGGATGTGCATGCAAAAAACTGAAGCCAAAATGAATGCGATCTGGGCAGGTATCAATGGTCAGATCGACCGCGCGGCCTTGCTGCAGAGAGAAGACCGGAGGGGTCGTAGGACGCCCATAAATTTGAGCCAGCGGATCGGCGAGAATTGCCCTCATTTGTACAAGTGGGCGCAGGGTCAAGACACCGGGGCTCGGTATGGAATAATGACCAGCAACATGTCAGAGGTGTACAATGGTGTTCTTAAAGGGGTGTGA